In Scleropages formosus chromosome 20, fSclFor1.1, whole genome shotgun sequence, a single window of DNA contains:
- the LOC108926966 gene encoding E3 ubiquitin-protein ligase SMURF1-like isoform X2: MSNPGTRRNGSSIKIRLTVLCAKNLAKKDFFRLPDPFAKVVVDGSGQCHSTDTVKSSLDPKWNQYYDLYIGKSDSITISVWNQKKIHKKHGAGFLGCVRLLSNAISRLKDTGYQRLELCKLNPTDSDTVRGQLVVSLQTRDRTGNGGPVVDCRGLSEIEGPVCEDSGPGRPLSCYMEEPLPYTDSTGAAGGGNCRVLESPGQEQRLQVQRLRNQEPRGHVQSPQNRAHGHQSPDLPEGYEQRTTVQGQIYFLHTPTGVSTWHDPRIPRDLNSMSCEDLGPLPPGWELRSTVSGRIYFVDHNNRTTQFTDPRLHHIMSQQYQVKDSNQALLASSDVPVEEGGSGGEGELPVRSERDLVQKLKLLRHELSLQQPQAGHCRIEVSRQEIFEESYRQVMKMRSKDLKKRLMVKFRGEEGLDYGGVAREWLYLLCHEMLNPYYGLFQYSTDNIYTLQINPDSSINPDHLSYFHFVGRIMGLAVFHGHYINGGFTLPFYKQLLGKPIQLSDLETVDPELHKSLVWILENDITAVLDHTFCVEHNSFGKFLQHELKPNGRNIPVTEENKKEYVRLYVNWRFMRGIEAQFLALQKGFSELIPQHLLKPFDPKELELIIGGLGKIDLNDWKANTRLKHCAADSNVVKWFWQAVECFDEDRRGRLLQFVTGSTRVPLQGFKALQGSAGPRLFTIHLIDANTDNLPKAHTCFNRIDMPPYESYEKLYEKLLTAVEETCGFAVE, encoded by the exons TCTTGTGTGCCAAGAATCTGGCAAAGAAGGATTTCTTCC GGTTGCCAGACCCCTTTGCCAAGGTGGTAGTAGATGGATCGGGACAGTGCCATTCCACAGACACAGTCAAGAGCTCACTAGACCCCAAGTGGAACCAGTACTATGACCT GTATATTGGGAAGAGCGACTCTATAACCATCAGCGTGTGGAACCAGAAAAAGATCCACAAGAAGCACGGAGCAGGCTTCCTGGGCTGCGTGAGACTGCTGTCCAACGCTATCAGCCGGCTGAAGGACACGGGCT ACCAGCGGTTGGAACTATGCAAACTTAACCCCACCGACAGTGATACAGTGCGTGGCCAATTAGTTG TGAGTTTACAGACGCGAGACCGTACAGGAAATGGGGGACCTGTTGTGGACTGCAGGGGACTCTCAGAAATTGAAGG ACCGGTATGTGAGGATTCTGGGCCTGGGAGGCCGCTCAGCTGCTACATGGAGGAGCCCCTGCCCTACACAGACAGCACGGGGGCTGCTGGTGGGGGTAACTGCCGCGTTCTGGAGTCACCCGGTCAAGAGCAGAGGCTCCAGGTGCAGCGACTCCGGAACCAAGAGCCTAGAGGTCATGTGCAAAGCCCTCAGAATCGAGCACACGGGCACCAGTCACCTGACCTGCCGGAAGGCTATG AGCAAAGGACAACAGTTCAAGGCCAGATTTATTTTCTACACACACCGACCGGTGTAAGCACTTGGCACGACCCAAGAATACCGCG GGACCTCAACAGCATGAGTTGCGAAGACCTGGGGCCCCTCCCCCCAGGCTGGGAGCTCAGGAGCACGGTGTCAGGGAGGATCTATTTTGTTGACCATAATAACAGGACGACACAGTTCACAGACCCCAGGTTGCATCACATTATGAG CCAGCAGTATCAGGTGAAGGACTCCAACCAGGCCTTGCTGGCTTCATCGGATGTGCCAGTGGAGGAGGGTGGCAGTGGAGGCGAAGGAGAGCTGCCTGTTCGCTCCGAACGAGACCTTGTCCAGAAGCTCAAGTTGCTGCGGCACGAATTGTCTCTGCAGCAGCCGCAGGCAGGCCACTGCCGCATCGAGGTGTCCCGTCAGGAAATCTTTGAG GAGTCCTACAGACAGGTCATGAAGATGAGATCCAAAGACCTGAAGAAGCGTCTCATGGTGAAATTCCGTGGAGAAGAAGGACTTGATTATGGTGGAGTAGCAAG gGAGTGGTTGTATCTTCTGTGCCATGAGATGCTGAATCCATACTATGGCCTCTTCCAGTATTCCACAGATAACATATATACTCTGCAAATAAATCCCGACTCCTCCATCAACCCT GATCATTTGTCATATTTCCATTTTGTGGGTCGGATAATGGGTCTGGCCGTCTTCCACGGCCACTACATCAACGGGGGCTTTACCCTGCCCTTCTACAAGCAACTGCTTGGGAAGCCCATTCAATTGTCAGATCTGGAGACAGTGGACCCAGAGCTGCACAAGAGCCTGGTGTGGATCTT AGAAAATGATATTACAGCAGTCCTAGATCACACGTTTTGTGTCGAACACAATTCATTTGGGAAATTTCTTCAGCATGAACTGAAGCCTAATGGTAGGAATATTCCAGTTACGgaggagaacaaaaaagaaTATGTAAG GCTCTATGTGAACTGGCGGTTTATGAGAGGAATCGAAGCCCAGTTTCTAGCGCTGCAAAAGGGCTTTAGTGAGCTAATTCCACAACATCTGTTAAAGCCATTTGATCCCAAGGAGCTGGAG CTGATCATCGGGGGCTTGGGGAAGATCGACCTAAACGACTGGAAGGCCAACACACGGCTGAAGCACTGCGCAGCTGACAGCAATGTTGTTAAGTGGTTCTGGCAGGCAGTGGAGTGCTTCGATGAGGACCGGAGGGGCAGGCTGCTGCAGTTTGTCACGGGATCCACGCGCGTCCCCCTGCAAGGATTCAAAGCACTGCAAG GTTCTGCAGGACCAAGACTGTTCACTATCCACTTGATAGATGCCAACACAGATAACTTGCCTAAAGCCCACACTTG
- the LOC108926966 gene encoding E3 ubiquitin-protein ligase SMURF1-like isoform X3 codes for MSNPGTRRNGSSIKIRLTVLCAKNLAKKDFFRLPDPFAKVVVDGSGQCHSTDTVKSSLDPKWNQYYDLYIGKSDSITISVWNQKKIHKKHGAGFLGCVRLLSNAISRLKDTGYQRLELCKLNPTDSDTVRGQLVVSLQTRDRTGNGGPVVDCRGLSEIEGPVCEDSGPGRPLSCYMEEPLPYTDSTGAAGGGNCRVLESPGQEQRLQVQRLRNQEPRGHVQSPQNRAHGHQSPDLPEGYEQRTTVQGQIYFLHTPTGVSTWHDPRIPRDLNSMSCEDLGPLPPGWELRSTVSGRIYFVDHNNRTTQFTDPRLHHIMSQQYQVKDSNQALLASSDVPVEEGGSGGEGELPVRSERDLVQKLKLLRHELSLQQPQAGHCRIEVSRQEIFEESYRQVMKMRSKDLKKRLMVKFRGEEGLDYGGVAREWLYLLCHEMLNPYYGLFQYSTDNIYTLQINPDSSINPDHLSYFHFVGRIMGLAVFHGHYINGGFTLPFYKQLLGKPIQLSDLETVDPELHKSLVWILENDITAVLDHTFCVEHNSFGKFLQHELKPNGRNIPVTEENKKEYVRLYVNWRFMRGIEAQFLALQKGFSELIPQHLLKPFDPKELELIIGGLGKIDLNDWKANTRLKHCAADSNVVKWFWQAVECFDEDRRGRLLQFVTGSTRVPLQGFKALQGSTGSAGPRLFTIHLIDANTDNLPKAHTW; via the exons TCTTGTGTGCCAAGAATCTGGCAAAGAAGGATTTCTTCC GGTTGCCAGACCCCTTTGCCAAGGTGGTAGTAGATGGATCGGGACAGTGCCATTCCACAGACACAGTCAAGAGCTCACTAGACCCCAAGTGGAACCAGTACTATGACCT GTATATTGGGAAGAGCGACTCTATAACCATCAGCGTGTGGAACCAGAAAAAGATCCACAAGAAGCACGGAGCAGGCTTCCTGGGCTGCGTGAGACTGCTGTCCAACGCTATCAGCCGGCTGAAGGACACGGGCT ACCAGCGGTTGGAACTATGCAAACTTAACCCCACCGACAGTGATACAGTGCGTGGCCAATTAGTTG TGAGTTTACAGACGCGAGACCGTACAGGAAATGGGGGACCTGTTGTGGACTGCAGGGGACTCTCAGAAATTGAAGG ACCGGTATGTGAGGATTCTGGGCCTGGGAGGCCGCTCAGCTGCTACATGGAGGAGCCCCTGCCCTACACAGACAGCACGGGGGCTGCTGGTGGGGGTAACTGCCGCGTTCTGGAGTCACCCGGTCAAGAGCAGAGGCTCCAGGTGCAGCGACTCCGGAACCAAGAGCCTAGAGGTCATGTGCAAAGCCCTCAGAATCGAGCACACGGGCACCAGTCACCTGACCTGCCGGAAGGCTATG AGCAAAGGACAACAGTTCAAGGCCAGATTTATTTTCTACACACACCGACCGGTGTAAGCACTTGGCACGACCCAAGAATACCGCG GGACCTCAACAGCATGAGTTGCGAAGACCTGGGGCCCCTCCCCCCAGGCTGGGAGCTCAGGAGCACGGTGTCAGGGAGGATCTATTTTGTTGACCATAATAACAGGACGACACAGTTCACAGACCCCAGGTTGCATCACATTATGAG CCAGCAGTATCAGGTGAAGGACTCCAACCAGGCCTTGCTGGCTTCATCGGATGTGCCAGTGGAGGAGGGTGGCAGTGGAGGCGAAGGAGAGCTGCCTGTTCGCTCCGAACGAGACCTTGTCCAGAAGCTCAAGTTGCTGCGGCACGAATTGTCTCTGCAGCAGCCGCAGGCAGGCCACTGCCGCATCGAGGTGTCCCGTCAGGAAATCTTTGAG GAGTCCTACAGACAGGTCATGAAGATGAGATCCAAAGACCTGAAGAAGCGTCTCATGGTGAAATTCCGTGGAGAAGAAGGACTTGATTATGGTGGAGTAGCAAG gGAGTGGTTGTATCTTCTGTGCCATGAGATGCTGAATCCATACTATGGCCTCTTCCAGTATTCCACAGATAACATATATACTCTGCAAATAAATCCCGACTCCTCCATCAACCCT GATCATTTGTCATATTTCCATTTTGTGGGTCGGATAATGGGTCTGGCCGTCTTCCACGGCCACTACATCAACGGGGGCTTTACCCTGCCCTTCTACAAGCAACTGCTTGGGAAGCCCATTCAATTGTCAGATCTGGAGACAGTGGACCCAGAGCTGCACAAGAGCCTGGTGTGGATCTT AGAAAATGATATTACAGCAGTCCTAGATCACACGTTTTGTGTCGAACACAATTCATTTGGGAAATTTCTTCAGCATGAACTGAAGCCTAATGGTAGGAATATTCCAGTTACGgaggagaacaaaaaagaaTATGTAAG GCTCTATGTGAACTGGCGGTTTATGAGAGGAATCGAAGCCCAGTTTCTAGCGCTGCAAAAGGGCTTTAGTGAGCTAATTCCACAACATCTGTTAAAGCCATTTGATCCCAAGGAGCTGGAG CTGATCATCGGGGGCTTGGGGAAGATCGACCTAAACGACTGGAAGGCCAACACACGGCTGAAGCACTGCGCAGCTGACAGCAATGTTGTTAAGTGGTTCTGGCAGGCAGTGGAGTGCTTCGATGAGGACCGGAGGGGCAGGCTGCTGCAGTTTGTCACGGGATCCACGCGCGTCCCCCTGCAAGGATTCAAAGCACTGCAAG GTTCTACAGGTTCTGCAGGACCAAGACTGTTCACTATCCACTTGATAGATGCCAACACAGATAACTTGCCTAAAGCCCACACTTGGTGA
- the LOC108926966 gene encoding E3 ubiquitin-protein ligase SMURF1-like isoform X1, with translation MSNPGTRRNGSSIKIRLTVLCAKNLAKKDFFRLPDPFAKVVVDGSGQCHSTDTVKSSLDPKWNQYYDLYIGKSDSITISVWNQKKIHKKHGAGFLGCVRLLSNAISRLKDTGYQRLELCKLNPTDSDTVRGQLVVSLQTRDRTGNGGPVVDCRGLSEIEGPVCEDSGPGRPLSCYMEEPLPYTDSTGAAGGGNCRVLESPGQEQRLQVQRLRNQEPRGHVQSPQNRAHGHQSPDLPEGYEQRTTVQGQIYFLHTPTGVSTWHDPRIPRDLNSMSCEDLGPLPPGWELRSTVSGRIYFVDHNNRTTQFTDPRLHHIMSQQYQVKDSNQALLASSDVPVEEGGSGGEGELPVRSERDLVQKLKLLRHELSLQQPQAGHCRIEVSRQEIFEESYRQVMKMRSKDLKKRLMVKFRGEEGLDYGGVAREWLYLLCHEMLNPYYGLFQYSTDNIYTLQINPDSSINPDHLSYFHFVGRIMGLAVFHGHYINGGFTLPFYKQLLGKPIQLSDLETVDPELHKSLVWILENDITAVLDHTFCVEHNSFGKFLQHELKPNGRNIPVTEENKKEYVRLYVNWRFMRGIEAQFLALQKGFSELIPQHLLKPFDPKELELIIGGLGKIDLNDWKANTRLKHCAADSNVVKWFWQAVECFDEDRRGRLLQFVTGSTRVPLQGFKALQGSTGSAGPRLFTIHLIDANTDNLPKAHTCFNRIDMPPYESYEKLYEKLLTAVEETCGFAVE, from the exons TCTTGTGTGCCAAGAATCTGGCAAAGAAGGATTTCTTCC GGTTGCCAGACCCCTTTGCCAAGGTGGTAGTAGATGGATCGGGACAGTGCCATTCCACAGACACAGTCAAGAGCTCACTAGACCCCAAGTGGAACCAGTACTATGACCT GTATATTGGGAAGAGCGACTCTATAACCATCAGCGTGTGGAACCAGAAAAAGATCCACAAGAAGCACGGAGCAGGCTTCCTGGGCTGCGTGAGACTGCTGTCCAACGCTATCAGCCGGCTGAAGGACACGGGCT ACCAGCGGTTGGAACTATGCAAACTTAACCCCACCGACAGTGATACAGTGCGTGGCCAATTAGTTG TGAGTTTACAGACGCGAGACCGTACAGGAAATGGGGGACCTGTTGTGGACTGCAGGGGACTCTCAGAAATTGAAGG ACCGGTATGTGAGGATTCTGGGCCTGGGAGGCCGCTCAGCTGCTACATGGAGGAGCCCCTGCCCTACACAGACAGCACGGGGGCTGCTGGTGGGGGTAACTGCCGCGTTCTGGAGTCACCCGGTCAAGAGCAGAGGCTCCAGGTGCAGCGACTCCGGAACCAAGAGCCTAGAGGTCATGTGCAAAGCCCTCAGAATCGAGCACACGGGCACCAGTCACCTGACCTGCCGGAAGGCTATG AGCAAAGGACAACAGTTCAAGGCCAGATTTATTTTCTACACACACCGACCGGTGTAAGCACTTGGCACGACCCAAGAATACCGCG GGACCTCAACAGCATGAGTTGCGAAGACCTGGGGCCCCTCCCCCCAGGCTGGGAGCTCAGGAGCACGGTGTCAGGGAGGATCTATTTTGTTGACCATAATAACAGGACGACACAGTTCACAGACCCCAGGTTGCATCACATTATGAG CCAGCAGTATCAGGTGAAGGACTCCAACCAGGCCTTGCTGGCTTCATCGGATGTGCCAGTGGAGGAGGGTGGCAGTGGAGGCGAAGGAGAGCTGCCTGTTCGCTCCGAACGAGACCTTGTCCAGAAGCTCAAGTTGCTGCGGCACGAATTGTCTCTGCAGCAGCCGCAGGCAGGCCACTGCCGCATCGAGGTGTCCCGTCAGGAAATCTTTGAG GAGTCCTACAGACAGGTCATGAAGATGAGATCCAAAGACCTGAAGAAGCGTCTCATGGTGAAATTCCGTGGAGAAGAAGGACTTGATTATGGTGGAGTAGCAAG gGAGTGGTTGTATCTTCTGTGCCATGAGATGCTGAATCCATACTATGGCCTCTTCCAGTATTCCACAGATAACATATATACTCTGCAAATAAATCCCGACTCCTCCATCAACCCT GATCATTTGTCATATTTCCATTTTGTGGGTCGGATAATGGGTCTGGCCGTCTTCCACGGCCACTACATCAACGGGGGCTTTACCCTGCCCTTCTACAAGCAACTGCTTGGGAAGCCCATTCAATTGTCAGATCTGGAGACAGTGGACCCAGAGCTGCACAAGAGCCTGGTGTGGATCTT AGAAAATGATATTACAGCAGTCCTAGATCACACGTTTTGTGTCGAACACAATTCATTTGGGAAATTTCTTCAGCATGAACTGAAGCCTAATGGTAGGAATATTCCAGTTACGgaggagaacaaaaaagaaTATGTAAG GCTCTATGTGAACTGGCGGTTTATGAGAGGAATCGAAGCCCAGTTTCTAGCGCTGCAAAAGGGCTTTAGTGAGCTAATTCCACAACATCTGTTAAAGCCATTTGATCCCAAGGAGCTGGAG CTGATCATCGGGGGCTTGGGGAAGATCGACCTAAACGACTGGAAGGCCAACACACGGCTGAAGCACTGCGCAGCTGACAGCAATGTTGTTAAGTGGTTCTGGCAGGCAGTGGAGTGCTTCGATGAGGACCGGAGGGGCAGGCTGCTGCAGTTTGTCACGGGATCCACGCGCGTCCCCCTGCAAGGATTCAAAGCACTGCAAG GTTCTACAGGTTCTGCAGGACCAAGACTGTTCACTATCCACTTGATAGATGCCAACACAGATAACTTGCCTAAAGCCCACACTTG